The sequence below is a genomic window from Deinococcus sp. Marseille-Q6407.
GGTTGTGGCTGTTGCTGACCTGCGCCAGCGGCTGCACGCCCAGCGCCTGACTGAGCCGGGCATGAATCTGGTCGTGGTTGGCCAGGGCGTAGCGGCCAGCCAGGTTCATGGCCTGCCAGTAAGCATGGCCTTCCTCGCTGTCCAGGCTCAGCCAGGCCAGCCGGCGGGCTGCCGGATCCAGCCGTTTGTGCCGGTCCTCGGCCAGCCGGGTAAAGTGCCCGGCCACCTGTGCCCCGAACCCGCGCGAGCCGGAATGGCTCAGCAGGGCCAGATACTCGCCCGGCTCCAGCCCCAGCTGCGTGTCTGCCACGTACAGCCGCCCGAATTCTGCGAAATGGTTGCCGCTGCCCGAGGTGCCGATCTGTTCGGCGGCCTTGCTGTGCAGGTATTTCAGAATGCCCTGGTCCTGCCAGGTGTTCTCGTCCAGCACGGCGTGGTCCAGACGCTGGCGCTTTTCAAAGCTCACGCCGGCACCGAAACGGGTGTGCTTGAGCAGCAGCCGGCGGGCCTCGTCGCTGCCCAGGTCGCCGGCCGGCAGCGGCAGCACGCTCAGCATCATCGAGCAGCCGATGTCCACGCCTACGCCATACGGAATCACGGCGTTCTCGGTGGCCAGCACCCCGCCGATGGGCAGGCCGTAGCCGATGTGGGCGTCGGGCATCAGCGCTCCGGCCCGCGATACTGGCAGCCGCATCGCCAGGTCCATCTGCTCGGCAGCGCCAGCGTCGATCAGCTCGGCGCCCCAGACGCCGTAGGGGAGAGGTGCTTCTCGCAAAGCAACTGTGCTGTTCTGCTGCGCGGCGGCCCGCTGCGCCAAAATCTCGGCGGCCAGCTCGGCATAGACGCCTCCGGCGGCATATTGCTCGGGCGCCTGCTGCACGGCACGCAGTTCGTCCAGAATGTCCTGGCGGCTCAGGCCCGCCTGTTCGCGCAGGCGGCCCGCCTGCTGGGCCAGTCCTATGGCCCGGCCGTCAAAACCCAGTTTGGTGATGTGCTTTCCGTTCAAGGTATTCATCCTTTGTCTGCCTGTCCGGCTGTGGTGCTGGAGGTCCGAGAAAGGCCCGCACGGGGCCCTCTGGCCAGGGCCCTCAGTCTGTCAGCTGCGGGCGCCGGCGTCATAAGCGCTCTGGCTTAGCGGCCTTAAGGCTCGGTTATGCTCAGAGGCATGACCCTGCATCCTGATATCAACCTGCCGTCTCCCGAGGAATTCGACGCCCTGAGCCCCGAGCAGCTGGCGGTCCGCCTGAACGGCCCGGATGGTCAGGGCCTCAGCGGCACGCTGGGAGGCAAGCTGGGCCTGCGGATGCTGCGGGCCACCCGCACCGAGCTGACCGCCACCATGCCGGTGGAGGGCAACCGGCAGCCGGCCGGGCGCCTGCATGGTGGCGCCAGCCTGGCCCTGGCCGAAGAACTGGCCTCGGTGGGCAGCTGGCTGAATCTGGACGTGCGCCGCGAGGTGGCGGTGGGCGTGGATCTCAGTGCCACCCACGTGCGCGGCGTGACCGGCGGCCTGGTGACCGGCACGGCGCGGCTGGCTTACCGCGGCCGCAGCATGATGGTCTGGGAAATCGAGATTCAAGATGAGCGCGGCAAGACCACCAGCCTGGCCCGCTGCACCTGTAGCGTGGTGCGCCTGTAACACTGCCGGGCGGGACCACCGCTCATGCAGTGAAGCGGCGCGGCCGGGGGCATTGCTAGCCCCGGCCGCGCCAGCCGCCTCGCTCAGAACAGCAGGAACAGCAAGGCCGCGAACAGGAAGCCGATCACGCCGATCAGGGTTTCCATCACGGTCCAGGTGCGCAGGGTGGTGGGCACGTCCATGTTCATCAGGCGGCCCACCAGCCAGAAGCCCGAGTCGTTCACGTGCGAGGCGATCACCGAGCCGGCGGCCGTCGCCAGCACGATGGCGGCCGTTTGCCCGGCATTGAAGCCTCCCGCCGCGACCGACGGCTGAATCAGCGCGGCGGCTGTGAGCAGCGCCACCGTGGCCGAGCCCTGCGCTACCCGCAAGATGCCCGCCACCAGGAAAGCCGCCAGAATCACCGGAATACCCAGCCCACTCAGGCTGCTCTCGATGGCGTCACCGATGCCGCTGGCCCGCAGCACTCCGCCGAACATCCCGCCTGCGCCGGTAATCAGAATCACCGAGGCGATGCCCGGCAGGGCGGAATCCAGCAGCTTCTCGACCGTCACCTTGTCGCGGCCACGCTGCAGCCCCAGCACCACAGATGCTGCCAGCACCGAGATCAGCAGGGCGACCGGCGTGCTGCCCAGCAGCCGCACGAACTTGACCCATTCGGCGTCACCATTCACGCTGCCGGCTTTGGTCAGCAGGTCCAGCCCGGTGTTGCCGAAAATCAGAATCAGTGGCAGCAGCAGCATCAGGATCACGGTGCCGGCGCTCGGCAGCTTGGCCGGCAGCTCTATTTCCTGCGGGCCGCCGCTCAGCAGGTCCGGCACCGGCAGCGGGAAGCGGCGCCCGGCCCACAGCCCGAACAGGTACGAACTCAGGTACCAGGTGGGCAGCGCCACCAGCAGACCCAGGCCGATCAGGGTGCCGGTGTTGGCGCCCAGCAGCTCGCCGGCCGCCACCGGGCCGGGGTGGGGCGGCACGAACACGTGCATCACCGAAAAGGCGCCCGCCGCCGGCAGGCCGTAGCGCAGCACCGGCTCGTTCAGCCGCCGGGCCACTGCAAAGACTACCGGCAGCATCACGATCAACCCGGCATCGAAAAAGATGGGAAAGCCGAAAATCAGCGAGGCGATCCCCAGCGCCAGCGGCGCGCGGCTCTCGCCGAAGCGGCTGACCAGACTGTCGGCCAGCACTTTGGCCCCGCCCGAGGTTTCGACCAGCCGCCCCAGCATGGCGCCCAAGCCCACCAGCAGGGCCACGCTGCCCAGCGTCTTGCCGAAGCCGTCGTTCAGCACGTTCAGCACTTCGCCGGTAGGCAGGCCGGTCAGCAGCGCCGTGATCAGGCTGACCAGAATCAGAGCCACGAAAGCGTGAACCCGGAACTGCATGATCAGCAGCAGAATCAAGCCCACCGCACCGGCCGCAATGCCCAGCAGCGCCGGGGTGCCTAAAGTTTGAGTCCAGCCTTCCATTCAGTTGTCTCCTTGCTGCAGCAGCGTCAGCAGCTGCCGGGTGAGTTCGGCGGGGGTCCGGGTGATGTCCAGGGTCAGGACCCCGGCTTCGTCCGGCGCAGGCAGTTCCAGGGTACTGAGCTGCGAATCCAGCAGCGAAGGCGGCATAAAGTGCCCCTTGCGCCGCTGCAGGCGCTGGCTCAGCAGGTCGCGGTCGCCGTGCAGCAATGCGAAGACCACCTCGCCTTCAGCGCCGCGCAGCAGGTCGCGGTAGCTGCGTTTCAGGGCCGAGCAGGTCACCAGGCTGGGCTGCCCGGCGCGGTCCTGCCGGGACATCCAGTCTCGCAGCGCTTCCAGCCAGGGCCAGCGGTCGCGGTCGGTCAGCGCCTCGCCCCGGCTCATCTTGTCGATGTTGGCCTGAGGGTGAAATTCGTCGGCCTCGGCAAAAGGCCAGCCCAGTTGCCGCTGAAGCTCGGCCGCCAGGGTGCTTTTTCCTGAGCCGGAAACGCCCAT
It includes:
- a CDS encoding gluconokinase, with protein sequence MKHLVIMGVSGSGKSTLAAELQRQLGWPFAEADEFHPQANIDKMSRGEALTDRDRWPWLEALRDWMSRQDRAGQPSLVTCSALKRSYRDLLRGAEGEVVFALLHGDRDLLSQRLQRRKGHFMPPSLLDSQLSTLELPAPDEAGVLTLDITRTPAELTRQLLTLLQQGDN
- a CDS encoding PaaI family thioesterase, giving the protein MTLHPDINLPSPEEFDALSPEQLAVRLNGPDGQGLSGTLGGKLGLRMLRATRTELTATMPVEGNRQPAGRLHGGASLALAEELASVGSWLNLDVRREVAVGVDLSATHVRGVTGGLVTGTARLAYRGRSMMVWEIEIQDERGKTTSLARCTCSVVRL
- a CDS encoding GntP family permease encodes the protein MEGWTQTLGTPALLGIAAGAVGLILLLIMQFRVHAFVALILVSLITALLTGLPTGEVLNVLNDGFGKTLGSVALLVGLGAMLGRLVETSGGAKVLADSLVSRFGESRAPLALGIASLIFGFPIFFDAGLIVMLPVVFAVARRLNEPVLRYGLPAAGAFSVMHVFVPPHPGPVAAGELLGANTGTLIGLGLLVALPTWYLSSYLFGLWAGRRFPLPVPDLLSGGPQEIELPAKLPSAGTVILMLLLPLILIFGNTGLDLLTKAGSVNGDAEWVKFVRLLGSTPVALLISVLAASVVLGLQRGRDKVTVEKLLDSALPGIASVILITGAGGMFGGVLRASGIGDAIESSLSGLGIPVILAAFLVAGILRVAQGSATVALLTAAALIQPSVAAGGFNAGQTAAIVLATAAGSVIASHVNDSGFWLVGRLMNMDVPTTLRTWTVMETLIGVIGFLFAALLFLLF
- a CDS encoding RtcB family protein — protein: MNGKHITKLGFDGRAIGLAQQAGRLREQAGLSRQDILDELRAVQQAPEQYAAGGVYAELAAEILAQRAAAQQNSTVALREAPLPYGVWGAELIDAGAAEQMDLAMRLPVSRAGALMPDAHIGYGLPIGGVLATENAVIPYGVGVDIGCSMMLSVLPLPAGDLGSDEARRLLLKHTRFGAGVSFEKRQRLDHAVLDENTWQDQGILKYLHSKAAEQIGTSGSGNHFAEFGRLYVADTQLGLEPGEYLALLSHSGSRGFGAQVAGHFTRLAEDRHKRLDPAARRLAWLSLDSEEGHAYWQAMNLAGRYALANHDQIHARLSQALGVQPLAQVSNSHNLAWKQQVNGQELIVHRKGATPAESGRLGLIPGSMADPSFVVRGRGNPESLSSSSHGAGRQLGRKAAERSVSKDQMQSYLQERGVTLIGGGRDEAPQAYKRIEEVLARQRDLVDVVAEFTPQVVRMDSGKQDI